One Candidatus Manganitrophaceae bacterium DNA window includes the following coding sequences:
- a CDS encoding undecaprenyl-diphosphate phosphatase: MNEFFQAVLLGVVEGLTEFMPVSSTGHLIVAGHLLGFDGPKAATFDVFIQLGAILAVVFLYSDRFFSLLSFKKENGFSGLNGLILLALTTSPALFFGALLHPLIKEHLFSPITVAIGLGVGGVVILLAEARLPEVKRFGVDALRWKDALSIGFFQCLAMWPGVSRSASTIVGGMMIGIERKTAAEYSFLAAVPVMCAATIFDLYKSRSFLELSDIPIFFVGFLVSFISALLALRFFIRLLGRTTLKPFGWYRIGAAIFILYVFR, encoded by the coding sequence ATGAACGAATTTTTTCAGGCCGTCCTCCTCGGTGTGGTGGAAGGGCTTACGGAGTTTATGCCGGTTTCATCAACGGGACACCTCATCGTGGCGGGTCATCTCCTCGGTTTTGATGGACCTAAGGCGGCGACCTTCGACGTGTTTATCCAACTGGGTGCCATCCTCGCGGTTGTATTTCTTTACAGCGATCGTTTCTTCAGCCTTCTTTCATTTAAAAAGGAGAACGGTTTCTCTGGACTGAATGGGCTGATTCTTCTGGCCCTGACAACCTCTCCCGCGCTCTTCTTTGGTGCACTGCTCCACCCGTTGATCAAGGAGCATCTTTTCAGCCCTATCACGGTGGCCATCGGTTTGGGTGTCGGGGGGGTGGTCATCCTTCTTGCTGAAGCCAGGCTCCCGGAGGTAAAGCGGTTTGGAGTCGATGCCCTGAGGTGGAAAGATGCCCTCTCCATCGGGTTTTTTCAGTGCCTGGCGATGTGGCCCGGTGTTTCCCGATCCGCCTCGACCATTGTTGGAGGCATGATGATTGGTATTGAACGAAAAACGGCGGCGGAATATTCCTTCCTGGCGGCCGTCCCGGTGATGTGTGCCGCGACGATTTTCGATCTTTACAAGAGTCGTTCCTTTTTGGAGCTCTCCGATATCCCCATTTTCTTTGTCGGATTCCTGGTTTCTTTTATCTCGGCGCTTCTTGCCCTTCGGTTTTTTATCCGCCTCCTGGGGAGGACGACATTAAAGCCTTTTGGATGGTATCGGATCGGCGCTGCCATTTTCATTTTGTATGTGTTCAGGTAA
- the crcB gene encoding fluoride efflux transporter CrcB, translating to MIKILMVGIGGFFGAIARYSIGVWFSGKENAAFPYGTFAVNVSGCFVLALFVTLITERFIVHPHWRLLIAVGFLGAYTTFSTFEYETNKLLEEGSFWLALLNMFLSLAAGMIAIRIGIVLGRKI from the coding sequence CTGATCAAGATCCTAATGGTCGGAATCGGCGGTTTTTTCGGTGCCATCGCCCGGTATTCAATCGGAGTCTGGTTCTCCGGGAAGGAGAATGCTGCTTTTCCTTACGGGACATTTGCCGTGAACGTTAGCGGATGCTTTGTCCTGGCGCTGTTTGTGACCTTGATCACAGAGCGTTTTATTGTTCATCCCCATTGGAGGCTGTTGATCGCAGTTGGGTTTCTGGGGGCCTATACAACCTTCTCGACCTTTGAGTACGAAACAAATAAACTCCTGGAGGAGGGGAGCTTCTGGTTGGCCCTCCTCAACATGTTCCTGAGTTTGGCTGCTGGCATGATTGCGATACGCATCGGGATAGTGCTGGGCAGAAAAATCTAG